A window of Bacteroidota bacterium genomic DNA:
CCTGTCCTCAATCTCGAAACATTCGGGAGCCTTAACATCCTCCAGGTTGATCCCTCCAAAGGTCGGAGCGATCTGTATGACCGTCTCCACAAACTTGTCGATTTCCTTTGTTGATATTTCGATATCGAACACATCAATGTCGGCAAATACCTTAAACAGAAGCCCCTTTCCTTCCATTACCGGTTTTCCGGCCTCTGTCCCGATATCCCCTAATCCCAGCACGGCTGTCCCGTTCGAAATGACAGCCACAAGATTGCCTTTGGCAGTGTACTTGTAAACATCATCAGGATTTTTCTGGATCTCAAGACAGGGATCGGCAACCCCCGGAGTGTAGGCAAGCGAAAGATCACGTTGTGTCGCATAAGGTTTGGTAGGAATAACTTCCAGCTTTCCCGGCCTTCCCTGCGAATGGTAGTTAAGAGCGTCTTTTCTGAATAAGGTGTCCATAACAAACTGTATTATTGTTAATTAATTAACAAGCAAAATTAAAATAAAAGTCCGAATTTACATAAAGTATTCAATAAACCTTATTAACAACGCATCAATTTAAATACTTTATAAATTTGCTGTCGATAGCATTGCCGGAAAACAATGAAACGATATCTTTGTACCGGCAAAAGAAATGAGTTATTGAATTCCAGGCATGTATTCATATATTGAAGGGAAACTCGTGGAAAGAAATCCGGCCTATGCCGTCATTGACGTGCATGGCATCGGATATATGATCCATATTTCCTTGAACACATACGGGAAAATCGGTGATAAAGAAAACTGCAGACTCCTGCTTCATCATGTGGTGAGGGAGGATGCACAGTTGTTGTTTGGCTTTGCAGATGAAGCCGAGCGTGAGTTATTCAGGCAACTGATCTCGGTATCGGGGATAGGTTCAAACACAGCGAGGCTTATTTTATCGTCTCTCCCTCCCGATGAGTTGAAGGAAGCCATCATAACAAGAAATACGGTTACCCTGAAATCCATCAAAGGTATCGGAGCTAAGTCGGCCGAGAGGATCATCGTCGACCTCAGAGATAAACTTGAAAAAGAGGGTATTCCCATTGAAAAAATGCAGTTTACGCACAATACAAAAAAACAGGAAGCGTTAAGAGGTTTAGCTGTGCTGGGGTTTCCCAAATCATCTGCAGAAAAGGCAATCGATAATATCCTGGAAGAGGCTCGTGCCAGGGATGACATCGCCGGGCTGACCGTGGAAGAAATCATTAAAAAAGCACTTAAAATGCTTTAATGATAAGTCGTTCGTGAATCGAAGACCTGTGAGGGCAATAAATAGTAAAACTAAAAAGATCAAACTGGTTATCGCTGTTGGTACGGATTTTTAAATATATAGTAACACTTCTCGCTTTACTCTCACTGTTTGTCATTGTGTGGGATACCCCTGCAAAGATAAGGCCTGCAGGCATGTTTGATGATCCTGCCTATTACACCCCTCCCGATACAACCAACGAAAATGATACCACACTGATCATGCGGTATCCTTTCAACGATAACAACGATCTGCTATTTGCCCCTGCCGATACCCACGGACTGTACCTGGGTCAGCCGTCCAACCTGAAAACGGAAATAGAATACAACCCGGAGACAAACGAGTATATTTTCACCAACAAAATGGGAGACCTGGATTACCGCAATCCCACGTCAATGTCGTTCGACGAATATCGCGACTGGGAAATGCGGAATTCGCTACAGTC
This region includes:
- the ruvA gene encoding Holliday junction branch migration protein RuvA codes for the protein MYSYIEGKLVERNPAYAVIDVHGIGYMIHISLNTYGKIGDKENCRLLLHHVVREDAQLLFGFADEAERELFRQLISVSGIGSNTARLILSSLPPDELKEAIITRNTVTLKSIKGIGAKSAERIIVDLRDKLEKEGIPIEKMQFTHNTKKQEALRGLAVLGFPKSSAEKAIDNILEEARARDDIAGLTVEEIIKKALKML
- a CDS encoding NADP-dependent malic enzyme (NADP-dependent; catalyzes the oxidative decarboxylation of malate to form pyruvate; decarboxylates oxaloacetate), which codes for MDTLFRKDALNYHSQGRPGKLEVIPTKPYATQRDLSLAYTPGVADPCLEIQKNPDDVYKYTAKGNLVAVISNGTAVLGLGDIGTEAGKPVMEGKGLLFKVFADIDVFDIEISTKEIDKFVETVIQIAPTFGGINLEDVKAPECFEIEDR